The nucleotide window CCGCTGGCGACGATCGTCACCAGGCAGCCCAGGCTCATCAGCATGCAACCGTCGCCATTGAAGGCGAGGACTTCGCGCTGCGGCTGCGCGAGCGCCATGCCCAATGCCAGCATGGGCGCGTGCCCCATCGCCGAGGGAATGTAATGAAAATCGAGCGGATGCCGCGACAGCCGCGGCCATTCCCGCGCCGATCCCATCGTGGTAACGACGATCTCATCGCGCCGCCGCTTGAGCAGCACTTCCAAAGCGGGCACCAAGGGCATGCGGTTCGACATAATAAGTTGGCAGTCAGCAGAGGGCAGCAGCCAGAAGAGTAGTCAGTAGCCAGGTCAGTAGCCAGTAGTCGGTAGCCAGTAAGAAGTACTCGGCGGACCTGCCTTTGCGACGATTCCTGTACACATTTGAAAGTTAAGCATTCGACATCCTTCACTGACTGCTGATTACCGACTACTGACTACTATTTTCACCCTTTCCCTTCGGCCAAAAGCGCCACGCCGGGGCGGCCGGCGGTCTGGCAGGCACGGTAGTGCTCGGCCAGCTTGCCGAGTGCCTCGGTCGAATCGACGAGCAGATAATCGAGTCCCCACGCCTCGAGCACCGGCTCAGTAAATTTGCGCGCGGTGTCCGGCGAATCGGCGACCAGGTAGTTGCGCCAGCCGATCAGGGCAAACAGCGGCAGCCCCAGATCGAAGAGTACATTTCGCAGGGCGTCGCCCGATTCGAAGAGGCCCGTGTTCTGAATTACCACCAGCGGCCGCCGTCCTCCGAGGTAGAGGCCCGCCGCGATCGTCCAGGCTTCGCCTTCGCGGCACACGCGCACGAGCGTCAGGTGTGCCGACGCCAAAAGCGCGTTTTCCCAGGGGCCCATGGCCGAGTCGGGGAGCCACACGACGTGGGTCACGCCGAGCGATTCGATCGTCGCCACCACTTGTGCGGCCGGCAGGATCATTTCGCCGCCTCCCGCGATTTCACGATCGACACCTTGCGCGCCGTCGAGATCCATACGAAGGGGCGTTGCGCTTCGTCGACCCGCACTTCGTGCGCGAGCTTATGGGGGACGAGCACCTTGCGCAGCAGGATTTCATACATCGTGCGCTTCGCAGGGAGCGAGACTTTGATCGTCGCGGGGTCGACCTTTTCCTCGGCCAGGCCGCCCGCGTCGACCAGGATGGGGACCGCGATGTGCTCGCCCACAGCCGCCAGCACGCGCGGCAGTTCGACTTTGTCGAGCTCCACGTCGGCCGTGTCGAACAAGGCCGGCACCAGATCGCGGCGCGGTTTCTGCGAGGGCCAGCCTACGGGCC belongs to Pirellulales bacterium and includes:
- a CDS encoding thiamine pyrophosphate-binding protein, yielding MILPAAQVVATIESLGVTHVVWLPDSAMGPWENALLASAHLTLVRVCREGEAWTIAAGLYLGGRRPLVVIQNTGLFESGDALRNVLFDLGLPLFALIGWRNYLVADSPDTARKFTEPVLEAWGLDYLLVDSTEALGKLAEHYRACQTAGRPGVALLAEGKG
- a CDS encoding thiamine pyrophosphate-dependent enzyme, which translates into the protein MSNRMPLVPALEVLLKRRRDEIVVTTMGSAREWPRLSRHPLDFHYIPSAMGHAPMLALGMALAQPQREVLAFNGDGCMLMSLGCLVTIVASG